The following coding sequences lie in one Pontibacter sp. G13 genomic window:
- a CDS encoding prephenate dehydratase, whose product MELTITGTRRIAIQGVKGAYHEIAARKFFGNDIELEMCDSFPRLFRALSDQAAQYGVVAIENSVAGSLLPNYALLRKSDLVIVGEVYLRIRHCLMALPGQSLSQIKEVHSHPMAIQQCHDFFGNHPEIKLVEREDTAGSSAWIAENNRTGVAAIASELAAQHYGLEVMAAGIEDNPRNFTRFLIVLDRETAEKMPVIPNKASVCFHLLHEVGSLAKVLGMLGEHGMNLSKIQSMPIVGKEWEYDFHMDLEFEDYREFLQALKAIEPMIDQLRILGEYPRGDKETNS is encoded by the coding sequence ATGGAATTGACCATTACCGGGACACGCCGGATCGCCATTCAAGGAGTCAAGGGAGCATATCACGAGATTGCCGCCCGAAAATTTTTCGGAAACGACATCGAACTCGAGATGTGCGACAGCTTTCCGCGATTGTTCCGGGCGCTTTCGGATCAGGCAGCTCAATACGGGGTTGTGGCCATCGAAAATTCGGTCGCAGGTTCGCTTCTTCCCAATTATGCCCTGCTCCGAAAATCGGACTTGGTCATTGTGGGGGAGGTCTATTTGCGGATTCGCCATTGCCTGATGGCTTTGCCGGGTCAATCGCTCAGCCAGATCAAGGAAGTGCACTCACATCCCATGGCGATCCAGCAGTGCCATGATTTCTTCGGAAACCATCCCGAAATCAAACTGGTGGAACGGGAAGATACTGCCGGAAGCTCTGCATGGATTGCAGAGAACAACCGCACAGGGGTAGCTGCAATCGCTAGCGAATTGGCCGCTCAGCATTATGGGTTGGAGGTGATGGCAGCAGGAATCGAAGACAATCCCCGGAATTTTACTCGATTCCTCATCGTCCTAGACCGTGAAACTGCCGAGAAAATGCCCGTCATCCCCAACAAGGCAAGTGTTTGCTTTCACTTGTTGCACGAGGTGGGAAGCTTGGCCAAGGTACTCGGAATGTTGGGGGAACACGGGATGAACCTCTCCAAAATCCAATCCATGCCCATTGTGGGAAAGGAGTGGGAGTACGATTTTCACATGGATCTGGAGTTTGAAGACTATCGAGAATTCCTCCAAGCGCTCAAAGCCATTGAACCCATGATCGATCAGCTCCGCATTTTGGGTGAATACCCCAGAGGCGACAAAGAGACAAATTCCTAA
- a CDS encoding LLM class flavin-dependent oxidoreductase, whose amino-acid sequence MKLGLLVFELGLERNDISRLFDYAQMADELGYSRLWLGEHYDDPLNYWSNPEPLLPLILGHTDRITVGTAGTLIRLHSPYRVASSFRLLNSMFLDRVDLGLAGGYAKEVAVQALTGMDMDTFVAQDRYAPTQEVISLFRDEPQYLEKSLFVNPTAFPAPHLWILSFSYRGLPFVLESQCCYSRTLFHSVAPPTPDRASAMAFREQYEAKYGRPAQLNIAVAGIMGKDEKDAQQRLIKTSYATNPFYQANILGSPQQVTDYLHGLTETYGVDEVIWLDLDADMEHRMRTLQALSPLIAAPISEAPTT is encoded by the coding sequence ATGAAATTAGGTTTACTCGTCTTCGAACTCGGACTCGAACGAAACGATATATCGCGCTTGTTCGACTATGCACAAATGGCAGATGAGCTCGGTTATTCACGATTGTGGCTGGGAGAGCATTACGACGATCCTTTGAACTATTGGAGCAATCCGGAACCACTCCTTCCCCTGATTCTCGGGCATACAGACCGGATTACGGTAGGGACTGCCGGCACATTGATTCGCCTTCATAGTCCCTATCGCGTGGCTTCCAGTTTTCGATTGTTGAACTCCATGTTTTTGGATCGGGTGGATTTGGGACTTGCAGGAGGGTATGCCAAGGAAGTCGCGGTGCAGGCCTTGACAGGAATGGATATGGACACCTTTGTTGCGCAGGATCGGTATGCGCCCACTCAGGAAGTCATTTCCCTGTTTCGTGACGAGCCTCAATATCTAGAGAAGTCCCTTTTTGTCAACCCTACTGCCTTTCCTGCGCCTCATCTCTGGATACTGAGTTTTTCGTATCGCGGCCTTCCGTTTGTGTTGGAATCCCAATGCTGTTACTCCCGCACATTGTTCCATTCGGTGGCACCACCTACTCCCGACCGAGCCTCTGCGATGGCTTTTCGAGAGCAATACGAAGCAAAGTACGGCCGACCTGCCCAACTCAATATTGCCGTGGCGGGCATCATGGGCAAGGATGAAAAGGATGCACAACAGCGCCTCATCAAGACTTCTTATGCGACCAATCCCTTCTACCAAGCCAACATTCTGGGCAGCCCCCAACAAGTGACCGATTATTTACATGGATTGACTGAGACCTATGGCGTGGACGAGGTAATCTGGCTGGACCTCGATGCCGATATGGAGCACCGCATGCGTACACTCCAAGCCTTATCTCCCCTTATTGCGGCTCCCATCTCCGAAGCGCCTACTACCTGA
- the hutH gene encoding histidine ammonia-lyase — MEISHQNLTIDQIAKLLASSNRQVSLSDSAKARIQECRDYLDTRLAKGTDIIYGINTGFGYLCDKEIAFDDQRQLQINLIRSHACGMGSKVPHEIVRLMLLLKVKSLCYGHSGVQVETVQRLIDFWNHDVLPVVYTQGSLGASGDLSPLAHLALPLIGEGEVEYQGQRMSAADMNAQMGWQPISLKAKEGLALLNGTQFMLAYGIHILLQGERLTHLGDRVAALSLDAFHGLLDPFHPKLHEIRPHPGQIHTAKTMLELLGDSEIVQTEKKHVQDPYSFRCIPQVHGASKDAIAYCRTVFERELSGVSDNPNIFVEEDLVLSGGNFHGQPLALALDFLAIALAELGSISERRTYQLISGTRGLPSFLVANPGLDSGMMIPQYTAASIASQNKQLCTPASVDTIPSSNNQEDHVSMGANAATKCLRVLDNLERLFAIELVNASQALHFREPKQTGTALRPMLADFRKVVPFVERDRILYQDLHRAVDFVAGWQLEMPAIKG, encoded by the coding sequence ATGGAAATCAGTCATCAGAACCTCACGATTGACCAAATCGCGAAGCTCCTGGCCAGCTCCAACCGCCAAGTGAGCTTGTCCGATTCAGCCAAGGCCCGCATACAGGAATGCCGGGACTATCTGGATACCAGACTCGCCAAGGGCACTGATATCATCTATGGTATCAACACTGGGTTTGGGTATCTCTGCGACAAGGAGATTGCCTTCGATGACCAGCGACAGCTTCAGATCAACTTGATCCGCTCACATGCATGTGGGATGGGATCCAAGGTCCCTCATGAGATTGTCCGATTGATGCTCCTACTCAAGGTCAAATCACTCTGCTATGGTCACTCTGGGGTACAGGTAGAGACGGTGCAACGTCTGATCGATTTCTGGAATCACGATGTGCTTCCAGTGGTATACACCCAAGGATCGCTTGGAGCATCTGGTGACCTTTCCCCATTGGCTCATTTGGCTTTGCCACTGATTGGAGAAGGGGAGGTGGAATACCAAGGTCAGCGCATGTCAGCGGCAGATATGAATGCCCAGATGGGATGGCAACCCATTTCCCTCAAGGCCAAGGAAGGTCTTGCCCTGCTCAATGGCACCCAGTTCATGCTGGCGTACGGCATTCATATTCTCCTACAAGGAGAAAGATTGACACACTTGGGCGACCGCGTCGCGGCTTTGAGTTTGGATGCTTTTCATGGCTTGCTCGATCCTTTTCATCCCAAGCTTCACGAAATTCGCCCTCACCCCGGACAGATCCACACCGCCAAGACCATGCTTGAGTTGTTGGGAGATTCCGAGATCGTCCAGACGGAAAAGAAGCACGTCCAAGATCCCTATTCCTTCCGATGCATTCCGCAGGTTCACGGAGCCTCCAAGGATGCGATTGCCTATTGCCGGACGGTGTTTGAGCGCGAGTTGTCGGGAGTGAGTGACAACCCCAACATTTTCGTGGAGGAAGATCTCGTGTTGTCTGGTGGTAATTTTCACGGCCAGCCTTTGGCATTGGCACTGGATTTCCTCGCCATAGCATTGGCAGAGCTAGGGTCCATTTCCGAGCGCCGGACATATCAGCTGATCTCCGGAACCCGCGGATTGCCGAGCTTTTTGGTGGCCAATCCAGGGCTTGATTCGGGGATGATGATTCCGCAGTATACGGCAGCTTCCATTGCCTCTCAGAACAAGCAGTTGTGTACTCCGGCTTCGGTGGATACCATTCCTTCTTCCAACAATCAGGAGGATCATGTGAGTATGGGAGCCAATGCGGCCACCAAGTGCTTGCGTGTATTGGACAATTTAGAAAGGCTATTTGCCATCGAATTGGTGAATGCATCTCAAGCCCTTCACTTCCGCGAGCCCAAGCAGACAGGAACCGCCCTGCGCCCCATGTTGGCTGATTTCCGCAAAGTAGTGCCCTTTGTTGAACGCGATCGAATCCTCTATCAGGACCTCCATCGAGCCGTGGATTTTGTGGCGGGTTGGCAGCTTGAAATGCCCGCGATAAAAGGCTAG
- a CDS encoding aminotransferase class I/II-fold pyridoxal phosphate-dependent enzyme, with amino-acid sequence MIIDAAHRLDHIQEYYFAGKLREIRRRNTEGADIINLGIGNPDQGPSEGTVKELATQAIDADNHGYQPYKGIPELRNAFAQYYLGCYGVTLDPETEILPLMGSKEGIMHISLAFLNPGDQVLVPNPGYPAYASNARMAGAEPVLYELTEAQGWMPDLERLGDADLDRVKIMWINYPHMPTGAVAEEEDFERLIQFAKAHGILLVNDNPYSLVLNPEPRSILHVPGAKEVALELNSLSKSHNMAGWRIGMVAGRQDYVETVIRVKSNMDSGMFKPMQLAAVHALNQPLSFRESINLEYAARKEKIVELMETLGCEVRPDQVGMFVWARIPATQESAATYADQILDEARVFITPGMIFGSQGAQYLRASLCTPIPRIEEALDRIRTAHISVTTKETTPSI; translated from the coding sequence ATGATCATCGACGCGGCACATAGACTTGACCATATCCAGGAGTATTACTTCGCCGGAAAATTGCGGGAGATTCGCCGTCGCAATACCGAAGGAGCCGACATCATCAATCTCGGTATCGGGAATCCTGATCAGGGACCTTCGGAAGGTACTGTCAAGGAACTGGCCACTCAGGCCATCGACGCTGACAACCACGGCTATCAGCCCTACAAAGGGATTCCAGAACTCAGAAATGCGTTTGCGCAATATTATCTGGGATGCTATGGGGTGACGCTCGATCCTGAGACTGAAATCCTACCGTTGATGGGTTCCAAAGAGGGCATCATGCATATCTCGTTGGCATTCCTCAATCCCGGAGATCAGGTGCTTGTGCCCAACCCCGGATATCCAGCTTACGCCAGCAATGCGCGCATGGCAGGAGCGGAACCCGTTCTTTATGAACTTACTGAAGCTCAAGGATGGATGCCCGATCTGGAACGCCTCGGAGATGCCGATCTCGATCGGGTCAAGATCATGTGGATCAATTATCCGCATATGCCTACTGGCGCGGTTGCAGAGGAGGAAGATTTCGAGCGATTGATTCAATTCGCCAAAGCGCATGGGATCTTGCTAGTCAATGACAACCCATACTCGTTGGTGCTGAATCCTGAGCCCCGGTCTATTCTCCATGTACCCGGGGCCAAAGAGGTCGCCCTGGAACTCAATTCTCTCAGCAAGTCCCACAACATGGCTGGCTGGAGAATCGGGATGGTCGCTGGAAGACAAGATTATGTGGAGACAGTTATCCGTGTAAAATCCAATATGGATTCTGGGATGTTCAAGCCCATGCAATTGGCTGCTGTTCACGCACTGAATCAACCTTTGAGCTTCCGGGAATCCATCAATCTTGAGTATGCAGCACGCAAGGAAAAAATCGTGGAATTGATGGAGACTTTGGGCTGTGAAGTTCGGCCGGATCAGGTGGGGATGTTCGTTTGGGCAAGAATCCCTGCTACGCAAGAAAGTGCGGCTACTTATGCCGATCAGATACTCGATGAGGCGAGAGTCTTCATCACTCCCGGGATGATTTTCGGATCTCAAGGAGCACAATACCTCAGAGCCTCGCTATGTACGCCGATTCCCCGTATTGAGGAAGCACTCGATCGGATTCGGACCGCTCATATTTCCGTTACGACCAAAGAGACCACCCCATCGATATGA
- a CDS encoding prephenate dehydrogenase, with product MNIAIVGLGLIGGSLAKDLRANGFASKLTGVDSSSIHRRVALELGLVDECLPLEDAVFEADLVVLAIPVRALCQGMVEVLNQIDEDAVVVDMGSTKAEIAEAIQGHPLRKRAVLAHPMAGTEYSGPQAAVSNLFQGKAAIICDRDDSDPDAVRLAERMFQSLFMRVVYMESKEHDVHAAYVSHISHISSFALALTVLEKEASSANIFNLASGGFRSTVRLAKSNPTMWRDVFEQNSQNLLDVLDNYLEHVQDFRNDIAQGDFQQAFRRMEQANAIGPILDQVFESTVK from the coding sequence ATGAATATTGCAATTGTAGGCCTTGGACTGATAGGCGGCTCGCTGGCCAAGGACCTGCGCGCCAATGGATTTGCCAGTAAGCTCACAGGCGTAGATTCCTCTAGCATCCACCGCAGAGTAGCTTTGGAATTGGGCTTGGTGGATGAGTGTCTTCCCTTGGAAGATGCTGTTTTCGAAGCGGATCTGGTCGTTTTGGCGATTCCAGTCCGTGCACTCTGCCAAGGGATGGTGGAAGTCTTGAACCAGATCGACGAAGACGCCGTGGTGGTGGACATGGGTTCGACCAAGGCTGAAATTGCCGAAGCTATCCAAGGTCATCCCCTCCGCAAGCGCGCAGTATTGGCGCATCCCATGGCAGGAACCGAGTATTCCGGCCCCCAGGCTGCTGTCAGCAATCTGTTCCAGGGGAAAGCTGCCATCATCTGTGATCGTGATGATAGCGATCCGGATGCTGTCAGGCTGGCGGAGCGAATGTTCCAGTCCTTGTTTATGCGGGTGGTGTACATGGAATCCAAGGAGCACGATGTCCATGCGGCATACGTTTCTCACATTTCCCACATCAGCTCATTTGCCTTGGCGCTCACGGTACTGGAAAAGGAAGCTTCCTCAGCCAATATCTTCAACTTGGCCAGCGGGGGATTTCGGTCAACGGTGCGATTGGCCAAGAGCAATCCCACGATGTGGAGAGATGTTTTCGAGCAAAACTCCCAAAACCTATTGGATGTGCTGGACAATTATCTCGAACACGTACAAGATTTTCGCAATGATATAGCCCAAGGCGACTTCCAACAGGCTTTCCGCCGAATGGAACAAGCCAATGCCATAGGGCCGATTCTGGATCAAGTCTTCGAATCGACCGTCAAGTAA
- a CDS encoding methylenetetrahydrofolate reductase, whose protein sequence is MRVIDHLLNAKNPTVSIEIIPPRRGGNINKLHQAIESVIPYNPPFVDVTSHAAEVMWEEMPDGSFRKKVKRKSPGTFGLCANIKYRYNLEPVPHILCGGFTREETEDALIELNYLGIENILAIRGDKVNPRPIPQDRSVNHYAVDLVKQAEDMNRGKYLDDLIDAAKTNFCIGVACYPEKHFEAPNMDFELQVLKAKQDAGAHYAVTQMFFNTQKYLEFVEKAKAAGITMPIIPGMKVMTSKGHLSRLPSFFHIDIPQELTERMMAAKTRAEEIEVGVEWAYRQSIELLDAGIPYLHFYIMQNTNPFLKLMDKIRVTV, encoded by the coding sequence ATGAGAGTCATTGATCACCTACTGAACGCCAAAAATCCTACGGTCAGCATCGAGATCATTCCTCCCCGTCGCGGAGGGAATATCAATAAGCTGCACCAGGCCATTGAATCGGTCATTCCCTACAACCCTCCTTTCGTGGATGTAACCAGCCACGCTGCGGAAGTGATGTGGGAAGAAATGCCCGACGGGTCGTTCAGAAAAAAAGTTAAGCGAAAGAGCCCCGGTACTTTCGGATTGTGTGCGAACATCAAGTATCGCTACAATCTTGAGCCGGTTCCTCATATTCTGTGCGGAGGATTTACGAGGGAGGAAACCGAAGATGCGTTGATCGAACTCAACTATCTCGGAATCGAAAACATCTTGGCGATCCGTGGAGACAAGGTCAATCCTCGTCCCATTCCCCAAGACCGCTCTGTCAACCACTATGCAGTGGATCTGGTCAAGCAAGCCGAAGACATGAATCGCGGGAAATACCTCGACGATCTGATCGACGCTGCGAAAACCAACTTCTGCATTGGTGTAGCTTGCTATCCGGAGAAGCACTTCGAGGCACCGAATATGGACTTCGAATTGCAGGTCCTCAAAGCCAAGCAAGATGCAGGCGCTCATTATGCGGTCACCCAAATGTTCTTCAACACCCAGAAGTATCTGGAGTTTGTCGAAAAAGCCAAAGCCGCTGGAATCACCATGCCGATCATCCCTGGGATGAAGGTCATGACTTCTAAAGGCCATCTCTCCAGGCTCCCTTCATTCTTCCATATCGATATTCCGCAGGAATTGACCGAACGTATGATGGCTGCCAAGACTCGTGCAGAAGAAATTGAAGTAGGCGTTGAATGGGCCTATCGCCAGTCTATCGAATTGCTGGACGCCGGGATTCCGTATCTGCATTTCTACATCATGCAGAATACCAACCCATTCCTCAAGCTCATGGATAAAATCAGAGTTACCGTCTGA
- a CDS encoding bifunctional 3-deoxy-7-phosphoheptulonate synthase/chorismate mutase type II, translated as MKPLEIIPMKDWGLGLQDFVTISGPCSAETEEQVMQSIQGVAQHEVHILRAGIWKPRTRPNSFEGIGSVGLKWLKDAGEAVGKPVCVEVANVKHVYEALRTGIDILWLGARTTTNPFAVQEIADALKGVDIPVMVKNPVNPDLQLWIGAMERLQGAGITKMAAIHRGFSTYGKSKYRNQPQWEIPIELRRTHPNLPIVCDPSHICGTRDLLFDVSQKALDLNFNGLMLESHINPEVALSDKKQQVTPDQLGEILGNLVFRQSKVDNPMLANKLELLREEIDELDHRLIDLLAERMQVVEQIGRYKKENNVTIYQNNRWNGVIRDRIAYAEPQGISPDILAEILQMIHKESIRHQTKVMNQQDEPATQA; from the coding sequence ATGAAGCCACTGGAAATCATACCCATGAAAGATTGGGGGCTCGGCCTTCAAGATTTCGTTACCATTTCAGGCCCATGTAGCGCTGAAACGGAAGAACAAGTCATGCAATCCATCCAGGGGGTTGCTCAGCACGAGGTACATATCCTGCGTGCAGGAATTTGGAAGCCACGTACCCGCCCGAATTCCTTCGAAGGTATCGGCAGCGTAGGCCTCAAATGGCTCAAAGATGCAGGAGAAGCCGTAGGCAAACCTGTATGTGTGGAGGTCGCCAATGTAAAGCACGTCTACGAAGCGCTCAGAACGGGGATCGACATCCTGTGGCTAGGGGCACGAACGACCACCAACCCATTTGCCGTTCAGGAAATTGCTGATGCCCTCAAAGGGGTGGATATTCCTGTGATGGTGAAAAACCCCGTGAATCCGGACCTGCAATTGTGGATCGGGGCTATGGAACGTCTTCAAGGTGCGGGAATCACCAAAATGGCGGCCATTCACCGCGGATTCTCCACCTACGGAAAGTCCAAGTACCGCAACCAACCTCAGTGGGAAATTCCGATTGAGCTTCGCCGTACACACCCCAATTTGCCGATCGTCTGCGATCCCAGCCATATCTGTGGAACTCGGGACTTGTTGTTCGATGTGTCCCAAAAGGCATTGGACCTCAACTTCAATGGCTTGATGCTGGAATCTCACATCAATCCAGAAGTGGCACTTTCGGACAAAAAGCAGCAGGTAACGCCTGATCAGCTTGGAGAGATCCTCGGCAACTTGGTCTTCCGCCAATCCAAGGTGGACAACCCAATGCTTGCCAATAAGCTGGAATTGCTCCGTGAAGAAATTGATGAATTGGACCACCGCCTTATCGACCTGTTGGCTGAACGGATGCAAGTGGTTGAGCAGATTGGCCGCTACAAGAAGGAAAACAATGTCACCATCTACCAGAATAATCGCTGGAATGGCGTCATTCGGGATCGGATCGCCTACGCGGAACCTCAGGGAATTAGTCCTGATATTCTCGCGGAGATTCTGCAGATGATCCACAAGGAATCCATTCGTCACCAGACCAAGGTGATGAATCAGCAGGACGAACCTGCGACACAAGCCTAA
- a CDS encoding peptidase domain-containing ABC transporter produces MPIQSFPSYIQYDITDCGPTCLRIISKYYGKEISLDTIRSLSEKTRTGTNLLGLSEAAEGLGFSTLGARITFEVLAQQAPLPCIVFWRADHFCVVYKIRRNTVYLSDPSMGLVKLSKEEFLEGWTGSSTGTEGIVLILEPTPAFEELESDRPKSQRPFHLFRRVFHYVGTYRKLFAQVLVGLTVGSLINLSFPFLTQGLIDLGIAQQDIGMIYLLLIAQLALFVGGMTIEILRRVILMHISSRVNIYLLGDFIQKLFRLPIHFFDAKLTGDILQRIGDHQRVEQLLSSGTLNILFSLFNLLIFGMVLIYYDWSIFLLFAGGSILFYLWIRFFLRKRAEIDFRRFHQLALNADKNLELIHGMQEIKLNNQEIRKRWEWSYLQAKIFQINLDGIRLDNWQNGGSSLINQLKNILITFYSAALVLEGEITLGMMLSISFIIGQMNVPLSQLLEFTQSLQDAELSMERIQDTYEMDEEAEPQTPHPIPADHSIQISHLSFRYMGMRKDRWVLQDLNLTIPQNRVTAIVGASGSGKTTLLKLLLKFYDPTEGSISVGQSPLSHISHAEWRSQIGAVMQDGFIFPDTIAQNITMTDEMQDLDRMVECAKIACIHEFIESLPMGYRTKIGVAGQSLSQGQRQRILIARAIYKDPAYLFFDEATSALDAQNERRIKEHLDQFIQGRTAVIIAHRLSTVKNADQILVLDQGQIVESGNHESLIQLQGYYYHLVKNQLEIGA; encoded by the coding sequence ATGCCCATTCAATCATTTCCTAGCTACATACAGTACGACATCACGGATTGTGGACCGACCTGCCTACGGATCATTTCCAAATACTATGGCAAGGAAATTAGCCTAGATACTATCCGGTCGTTGAGCGAAAAAACGCGGACAGGGACCAATCTGCTCGGACTAAGCGAGGCGGCTGAAGGGCTTGGGTTCTCTACGCTTGGAGCACGGATTACTTTCGAAGTGCTGGCCCAGCAGGCGCCGTTGCCATGCATTGTGTTTTGGCGAGCGGACCATTTTTGTGTGGTGTACAAGATCCGTCGCAATACCGTCTACCTATCCGACCCCAGCATGGGATTGGTCAAACTTTCGAAGGAAGAATTTTTGGAGGGTTGGACGGGGAGCAGTACGGGAACCGAGGGGATTGTATTGATCTTGGAACCGACTCCAGCCTTTGAGGAGCTAGAATCTGATCGTCCGAAATCCCAAAGACCTTTTCATCTATTCAGACGCGTTTTCCACTATGTAGGAACCTACCGGAAGCTCTTCGCCCAAGTATTGGTGGGGCTGACGGTAGGGAGCCTCATCAATCTGTCATTTCCGTTTCTGACGCAGGGCCTGATCGATTTGGGGATAGCGCAGCAGGATATTGGGATGATCTATTTGTTGTTGATCGCTCAATTGGCGCTGTTCGTTGGAGGCATGACGATCGAAATTCTGAGGCGGGTAATCCTGATGCATATCAGTAGTCGCGTGAATATTTATCTGCTTGGAGACTTTATCCAGAAGCTGTTTAGGCTGCCGATCCATTTCTTCGATGCCAAACTCACTGGGGACATTCTTCAAAGGATAGGCGATCACCAACGAGTCGAGCAACTGCTTTCCTCGGGAACCCTGAATATCCTTTTTTCCCTATTCAATCTCCTCATCTTTGGGATGGTGCTGATCTATTACGATTGGTCCATTTTTCTCTTGTTTGCAGGGGGAAGTATCCTTTTCTACCTCTGGATCAGGTTTTTCCTTCGAAAAAGGGCGGAGATCGATTTTCGGAGATTTCACCAGCTCGCGCTGAATGCCGACAAAAACCTCGAGCTGATACACGGAATGCAGGAGATCAAGCTCAACAATCAGGAGATCCGCAAGCGATGGGAATGGTCCTATCTGCAAGCCAAGATCTTCCAGATCAATCTCGATGGCATTCGATTGGACAATTGGCAAAATGGGGGCTCCTCGCTCATCAATCAACTCAAAAACATCCTCATTACCTTCTACTCCGCGGCATTGGTCCTCGAAGGCGAGATCACCTTGGGGATGATGCTCTCGATCTCATTCATCATCGGTCAGATGAATGTTCCGCTCTCCCAATTGCTGGAATTCACCCAATCCCTTCAAGATGCGGAATTGAGCATGGAACGGATACAGGATACCTACGAAATGGATGAGGAAGCTGAACCTCAAACTCCCCATCCGATCCCCGCCGATCATTCCATTCAAATTTCCCATTTGTCATTTCGGTATATGGGCATGAGAAAGGATCGTTGGGTGTTGCAGGACTTGAATTTGACCATTCCCCAAAATCGCGTCACGGCCATCGTCGGCGCCAGTGGTTCGGGTAAAACGACCTTGTTGAAATTGCTGCTCAAATTTTATGACCCGACCGAAGGCAGTATCTCCGTGGGTCAATCCCCATTGTCGCATATTTCTCATGCGGAATGGAGATCCCAGATCGGGGCGGTGATGCAGGATGGATTCATTTTCCCCGACACGATTGCCCAAAATATCACGATGACCGATGAGATGCAGGATCTGGATCGAATGGTCGAATGCGCCAAGATCGCCTGTATCCATGAGTTTATCGAGTCCCTGCCGATGGGCTACCGGACCAAAATCGGAGTTGCCGGCCAATCACTTTCCCAAGGGCAAAGACAGCGGATCTTGATTGCCAGAGCGATCTATAAAGATCCTGCCTACTTGTTTTTCGATGAAGCCACCAGTGCATTGGATGCCCAAAATGAGCGCAGAATCAAAGAGCATCTGGATCAATTTATCCAAGGCAGAACAGCCGTCATCATCGCCCATCGACTCAGTACCGTGAAAAATGCCGATCAGATTCTTGTCCTAGATCAAGGCCAGATCGTCGAGTCTGGCAATCATGAATCCCTCATCCAATTGCAGGGATACTACTACCATCTTGTGAAAAATCAGCTGGAAATAGGCGCTTAA